A DNA window from Actinomadura luzonensis contains the following coding sequences:
- a CDS encoding response regulator: MIRVMVVEDHPVFAEGLAALLREAPEVEVVGVAGTGEAAVELAGREAPEVVLMDLHLPGISGVEATSRILARDPRVAVLALTMLTDDETVLAAIRAGARGYLLKEATGEDIVRSLRAVAAGQVVFGASAGDRVLAALAAPAARPRPLPELTEREVEILDLVAAGLTNQAIARRLVLSEKTVRNHVSNIFAKLHVSDRSAAVAHARDAGLGVRPRRGL, encoded by the coding sequence ATGATCAGGGTGATGGTGGTGGAGGACCACCCGGTGTTCGCCGAGGGGCTGGCCGCGCTGCTGCGCGAGGCGCCGGAGGTGGAGGTGGTGGGCGTCGCGGGCACCGGCGAGGCCGCCGTCGAGCTGGCCGGGCGCGAGGCTCCCGAGGTCGTGCTGATGGACCTGCACCTGCCCGGCATCAGCGGCGTGGAGGCCACGTCCAGGATCCTCGCCCGCGACCCCCGGGTGGCCGTGCTGGCCCTGACGATGCTGACCGACGACGAGACGGTGCTCGCCGCGATCCGCGCCGGGGCGCGCGGCTACCTGCTGAAGGAGGCGACCGGCGAGGACATCGTGCGCTCGCTGCGGGCGGTCGCGGCCGGGCAGGTGGTGTTCGGGGCCTCGGCGGGGGACCGGGTGCTGGCCGCCCTCGCGGCGCCCGCCGCCCGGCCCCGGCCGCTGCCCGAGCTGACCGAGCGCGAGGTGGAGATCCTCGACCTGGTGGCGGCCGGGCTCACCAACCAGGCCATCGCGCGGCGGCTGGTGCTCAGCGAGAAGACGGTGCGCAACCACGTGTCCAACATCTTCGCCAAGCTGCACGTCTCGGACCGCTCGGCGGCCGTGGCCCACGCCCGTGACGCGGGCCTCGGCGTCCGCCCGCGACGGGGGCTGTGA
- a CDS encoding fatty acid CoA ligase family protein translates to MDAQLSGVAAMTEHWAHARPDAVACRIDGRRHAETLTYADLEDLVGRAALALSRAGIGAGTRTAVLVPPGRELVALVMALFRLRAVPVLIDPGLGARAMKACLAEAAPEAFAAVPRAHLARVLLGWARGSVRTTVTVGAHLLSLARRPAAQPDAWPAPDGDDPALIAFTSGSTGVPKGVPFRHRHLAGQLELLAHLGGLAPGATVCSTFAPFAIAGPALGCSSVIPRLDLRRPARSDPAALAGAIRAHGVTCLFAAPALLDRLARHCGERGLALDPVGTVLSAGAPLPHAVLRRARACLPEHAQVLSVYGATECLLVSVADAAELDATAVATARGAGTCLGTPLPGNRVRLIAVTDEPVARWSDDLLVPPGAVGEITVAGPAVSDPYLGRPYDTGLARIDDGGTPVHRMGDLGRLDEHGRLWFAGRKSERVRTPDGDLCTDQVEPLVNGLPGVRRTALVGVGPAGRARAVLCVECEPGLSRRERRDALERVRAHAPEVIAEVLPHPGFPMDVRHASKIRRPLLAAWAARRVGEEGR, encoded by the coding sequence ATGGACGCCCAGCTCTCCGGCGTCGCGGCCATGACCGAGCACTGGGCGCACGCCCGGCCCGACGCCGTCGCCTGCCGCATCGACGGCCGCCGCCACGCCGAGACGCTCACGTACGCGGACCTGGAGGACCTGGTGGGCCGCGCGGCCCTGGCCCTGAGCCGCGCCGGGATCGGCGCGGGGACACGGACCGCGGTCCTGGTGCCGCCGGGCCGGGAGCTGGTCGCGCTGGTCATGGCCCTGTTCCGGCTGCGGGCCGTGCCCGTGCTGATCGACCCGGGGCTCGGCGCGCGGGCCATGAAGGCGTGCCTCGCCGAGGCGGCCCCTGAGGCGTTCGCCGCGGTGCCCCGCGCGCACCTCGCCCGGGTGCTGCTGGGCTGGGCCCGCGGCAGCGTGCGGACCACGGTCACGGTCGGCGCGCACCTGCTCTCCCTGGCCCGCCGCCCGGCCGCGCAGCCGGACGCCTGGCCGGCCCCGGACGGCGACGACCCGGCGCTCATCGCGTTCACCTCGGGCTCCACCGGCGTGCCGAAGGGCGTGCCCTTCCGGCACCGGCACCTGGCCGGGCAGCTCGAGCTGCTGGCCCACCTGGGCGGGCTGGCCCCCGGCGCGACCGTCTGCTCCACGTTCGCGCCGTTCGCGATCGCCGGGCCCGCGCTCGGCTGCTCCTCCGTCATTCCCCGCCTCGACCTGCGCCGCCCCGCCCGCAGCGACCCGGCCGCCCTGGCCGGCGCGATCCGCGCGCACGGCGTCACCTGCCTGTTCGCCGCGCCCGCGCTGCTGGACCGGCTGGCCCGCCACTGCGGGGAGCGCGGCCTGGCCCTCGACCCCGTCGGGACCGTGCTCAGCGCGGGCGCGCCGCTGCCCCACGCGGTCCTGCGCCGCGCCCGGGCCTGCCTGCCGGAGCACGCCCAGGTGCTCTCGGTGTACGGGGCCACCGAATGCCTGCTGGTCAGCGTCGCGGACGCGGCCGAGCTCGACGCGACCGCCGTGGCCACCGCGCGCGGCGCGGGCACCTGCCTGGGCACGCCGCTGCCGGGCAACCGGGTGCGCCTCATCGCGGTCACCGACGAGCCCGTCGCCCGCTGGTCGGACGACCTGCTGGTGCCGCCGGGCGCCGTCGGGGAGATCACCGTGGCCGGGCCGGCGGTGAGCGACCCGTACCTCGGCCGCCCGTACGACACCGGGCTGGCCCGCATCGACGACGGCGGCACCCCCGTGCACCGCATGGGCGACCTCGGCCGGCTCGACGAGCACGGCCGCCTCTGGTTCGCCGGACGCAAGAGCGAGCGGGTCCGCACCCCGGACGGCGACCTCTGCACCGACCAGGTCGAGCCGCTGGTCAACGGGCTGCCGGGGGTGCGCAGGACCGCGCTCGTCGGCGTCGGGCCGGCGGGCCGGGCGCGGGCGGTGCTCTGCGTGGAGTGCGAGCCCGGCCTCTCGCGGCGGGAGCGCCGCGACGCGCTCGAACGGGTCCGCGCCCACGCCCCCGAGGTGATCGCCGAGGTGCTGCCGCATCCCGGGTTCCCGATGGACGTGCGGCACGCCAGCAAGATCCGCCGCCCGCTGCTGGCCGCCTGGGCCGCCCGGCGGGTCGGGGAGGAGGGGCGATGA
- a CDS encoding acyl carrier protein: protein MSDEEILTVVRERCASILKVDPSRVTEDARLREDLEADSLDLAELHVTLEDEWGPLPREALADVRTVGDVLERARELAAERLG, encoded by the coding sequence GTGAGCGACGAAGAGATCTTGACGGTGGTACGCGAGCGGTGCGCGAGCATCCTGAAGGTCGACCCGAGCCGGGTCACCGAGGACGCGCGGCTGCGCGAGGACCTGGAGGCCGACAGCCTGGACCTCGCCGAACTGCACGTCACCCTGGAGGACGAATGGGGCCCGCTGCCGCGCGAGGCGCTGGCCGACGTGCGGACCGTGGGCGACGTGCTGGAGCGCGCCAGGGAACTGGCCGCGGAGCGGCTGGGATGA
- a CDS encoding MMPL family transporter produces the protein MSGTKATDSAALRTGQALHDHPAPGTGGGRRGSAALGQWGRAVARRGRLVAAVWLALAAGSAVLLPGLTGRLTPPSLEVPGSESAAAAALIARGFPEQGTEQVILSFTSPALDAGHPAYQRAVAAVTRAMDARPDVGALLPLPPVAGQDGRHAYVLAGVHGDELARQRNLPAQLATARQAAREASAGGPQAVEVTILGVSRAFAQLAHTDLADLRAMETRTVPLAALLLVLGLGAVGAAAVPLLVGGAAILTAAGTLALAGRFWPVDSTILTYTVTMAVGLGLDYTLLILLRYREARWAGRPPRAAAAHATATAGSTVAWCAVAILVTSCALLIVGVPWARSMALAGMLAASVTLLAALTLAPALLPRLDRWLERGTLPWRRPGRTPRPGRTPSFGRAPRPGRAERSPAWVRGAGHLMRHPVRYATAAVLVLLLAALPVLHLRAGLHYDRDTLAGTDIGTGLARLERDGVAGLTSLALPHPPGTPPVDTAALAATLRADPRVSLVAAFDNGRDLTLMLVADRFAPDGAEAAGFLRDVHVLAARLLPAGQRVLAVGPAARLADLSAASLSGLWRVLLVVLLASFALLLVTFRSLLIPLKAVAMNLLCVCATFGLLTLAFQDAGRTPDVNALLPLIIFTIVFGLSLDYEVFLVHRVCEHYRRTGDNTAAVLHGLRHTARPITLAAAIMAVTFSGLMFTRRVDFQQGGFAVAVAIVLDATVIRMVLVPALMRLLGQRNWWLPGAQRRRKVETAGTSRSWASSST, from the coding sequence ATGAGCGGCACCAAAGCGACAGACAGCGCGGCGCTCCGGACCGGCCAGGCTCTGCACGACCACCCCGCGCCGGGAACCGGGGGCGGGCGGCGCGGGTCGGCGGCGCTCGGGCAGTGGGGCCGGGCGGTGGCCCGGCGCGGCCGGCTCGTGGCCGCCGTCTGGCTGGCCCTCGCGGCGGGCTCGGCGGTGCTGCTGCCCGGCCTGACCGGGCGGCTGACGCCGCCCTCGCTGGAGGTGCCGGGCTCGGAGTCGGCGGCGGCCGCCGCGCTGATCGCGCGCGGGTTCCCTGAGCAGGGCACCGAGCAGGTGATCCTGTCCTTCACCTCGCCCGCCCTGGACGCCGGGCACCCCGCCTACCAGCGGGCGGTGGCCGCCGTGACCCGCGCCATGGACGCCCGTCCCGACGTCGGCGCGCTCCTGCCGCTGCCGCCGGTCGCGGGGCAGGACGGGCGGCACGCGTACGTGCTGGCCGGGGTGCACGGCGACGAGCTGGCCCGGCAGCGCAACCTGCCCGCCCAGCTCGCCACGGCGCGACAGGCCGCCCGCGAGGCGTCGGCGGGCGGCCCGCAGGCTGTGGAGGTGACGATCCTCGGCGTCAGCCGGGCCTTCGCCCAGCTCGCGCACACCGATCTGGCCGACCTGCGGGCGATGGAGACGCGGACCGTCCCGCTGGCCGCGCTGCTGCTCGTGCTCGGGCTGGGCGCGGTGGGGGCCGCGGCCGTCCCGCTGCTGGTGGGCGGCGCGGCGATCCTGACGGCCGCCGGGACGCTCGCCCTGGCCGGCCGGTTCTGGCCCGTCGACTCGACCATCCTGACCTACACCGTCACCATGGCGGTGGGCCTCGGGCTGGACTACACGCTGCTCATCCTGCTGCGCTACCGCGAGGCCCGCTGGGCCGGCCGGCCGCCGCGGGCCGCGGCCGCGCACGCCACGGCCACGGCGGGCAGCACGGTGGCCTGGTGCGCGGTGGCGATCCTCGTCACGTCCTGCGCGCTGCTGATCGTCGGGGTGCCGTGGGCGCGGTCGATGGCGCTGGCGGGCATGCTGGCCGCGTCGGTCACGCTGCTGGCCGCGCTGACGCTGGCCCCGGCGCTGCTGCCGCGGCTGGACCGGTGGCTGGAGCGGGGCACCCTGCCCTGGCGCCGCCCCGGCCGCACGCCACGCCCCGGCCGCACCCCGAGCTTCGGCCGCGCCCCGCGCCCCGGGCGCGCCGAGCGGTCGCCCGCGTGGGTGCGCGGGGCCGGCCACCTGATGCGGCACCCCGTCAGGTACGCCACGGCCGCCGTCCTGGTGCTGCTGCTCGCCGCCCTGCCCGTGCTGCACCTGCGCGCCGGGCTGCACTACGACCGCGACACGCTGGCCGGCACCGACATCGGCACCGGCCTGGCCCGGCTGGAGCGGGACGGCGTGGCCGGGTTGACCAGCCTGGCGCTGCCGCACCCGCCCGGCACGCCCCCGGTGGACACCGCCGCGCTGGCGGCGACGCTGCGGGCCGACCCCCGGGTGTCGCTGGTGGCCGCGTTCGACAACGGCCGGGACCTCACCCTCATGCTGGTCGCCGACCGGTTCGCCCCGGACGGCGCGGAGGCGGCCGGCTTCCTGCGGGACGTGCACGTCCTCGCCGCCCGCCTGCTGCCCGCGGGCCAGCGGGTGCTGGCGGTCGGCCCGGCCGCGCGGCTGGCCGACCTGTCGGCGGCGTCGCTGTCGGGGCTGTGGCGGGTGCTGCTGGTGGTCCTGCTGGCGTCGTTCGCGCTGCTGCTGGTCACCTTCCGCAGCCTGCTGATCCCGCTGAAGGCCGTCGCGATGAACCTGCTGTGCGTGTGCGCCACGTTCGGCCTGCTCACCCTCGCCTTCCAGGACGCCGGGCGCACGCCGGACGTCAACGCGCTGCTGCCGCTGATCATCTTCACCATCGTGTTCGGCCTGTCGCTGGACTACGAGGTCTTCCTCGTGCACCGCGTCTGCGAGCACTACCGCCGCACCGGCGACAACACGGCCGCGGTGCTGCACGGGCTCCGGCACACGGCGCGCCCGATCACGCTGGCGGCGGCGATCATGGCCGTCACGTTCTCCGGGCTGATGTTCACCCGGCGGGTGGACTTCCAGCAGGGCGGGTTCGCGGTGGCCGTCGCGATCGTCCTGGACGCGACCGTGATCCGCATGGTGCTCGTCCCGGCCCTGATGCGGCTGCTCGGGCAGCGCAACTGGTGGCTGCCCGGCGCTCAGCGCCGCAGGAAGGTGGAGACGGCCGGCACCAGCCGGTCGTGGGCGTCCTCCAGCACGTAG
- a CDS encoding alpha/beta fold hydrolase, translating to MTPPATPPATPPATPPGPGRPSASRRSTGAGRPGRPFEPRDLTRSRLPDFPFESRYLTRSGLRQHYVDEGAGAPVLMVHGNPSWSYLWRRLVLALRGEHRCLAPDHLGMGLSDKPGEDRYAYTLASRVDDLDALTDHLIADRGVPERGWTLVVHDWGGPIGLAWAARHPGRVARLVVLNSAAFPNPHGERVRPALRLPFWLLRETAVGERLFLRHHAFARLATLPPFGLRRRLPRDVRAAFLAPGRHPAHRVAVRRFVQDIPLGPADAAWPLLRQAADGLRAFADRPVLIGWGLRDPVFDPVVLREWRRRLPRALVHAYRDAGHYVLEDAHDRLVPAVSTFLRR from the coding sequence ATGACCCCGCCCGCCACCCCGCCCGCCACCCCGCCCGCCACGCCGCCCGGGCCCGGCCGCCCGTCGGCGTCCCGCCGCTCCACCGGCGCCGGCCGGCCCGGCCGCCCGTTCGAGCCGCGCGACCTCACCCGTTCCCGCCTGCCCGACTTCCCGTTCGAGTCCCGCTACCTCACCCGCTCGGGTCTGCGCCAGCACTACGTGGACGAGGGCGCGGGCGCTCCCGTGCTCATGGTGCACGGCAACCCGTCCTGGAGCTACCTGTGGCGGCGGCTCGTCCTGGCGCTGCGCGGCGAGCACCGCTGCCTGGCCCCCGACCACCTCGGCATGGGCCTGTCCGACAAACCGGGCGAGGACCGCTACGCCTACACCCTCGCCTCCCGGGTGGACGACCTCGACGCCCTGACCGACCACCTCATCGCCGACCGGGGCGTCCCCGAGCGCGGCTGGACGCTGGTGGTGCACGACTGGGGCGGCCCGATCGGGCTGGCCTGGGCCGCCCGCCACCCCGGCCGGGTCGCCCGCCTGGTGGTGCTCAACAGCGCCGCCTTCCCCAACCCGCACGGCGAGCGGGTCAGGCCGGCGCTGCGGCTGCCGTTCTGGCTGCTGCGCGAGACGGCCGTGGGGGAGCGGCTGTTCCTGCGGCACCACGCCTTCGCCCGGCTGGCCACGCTGCCGCCGTTCGGGCTGCGCCGCCGCCTGCCCCGGGACGTGCGCGCCGCCTTCCTCGCTCCCGGCCGCCACCCGGCGCACCGGGTGGCCGTGCGGCGCTTCGTCCAGGACATCCCGCTCGGCCCCGCCGACGCGGCCTGGCCGCTGCTGCGCCAGGCCGCGGACGGCCTGCGCGCGTTCGCCGACCGGCCGGTGCTGATCGGCTGGGGGCTGCGCGACCCCGTCTTCGACCCCGTCGTGCTGCGCGAGTGGCGCCGCCGCCTCCCGCGCGCCCTCGTGCACGCCTACCGCGACGCCGGCCACTACGTGCTGGAGGACGCCCACGACCGGCTGGTGCCGGCCGTCTCCACCTTCCTGCGGCGCTGA
- a CDS encoding NAD-dependent epimerase/dehydratase family protein — translation MRVLVTGGGGFLGQAVCRLLAARGDQVTALQRRPHPALDAHGVLQRTGDVRDLDRVRAAVAGHDAVVHCAALAALWGPARAFHAVNVRGTANVVDACLRAGVGRLVHVSSPSVVHDGGDLEGVDESVPYPRRHLAPYPATKAAAERLVLAADGERLATVALRPHLIWGPGDPHFLPRFAERARRGRLLLPHAPGKLVDTVYVDNAAEACLLALDVLAPGRPAAGRAYFVAQDEPVPIAQWVNGLLAAAGLGPVRPRVPALLARLAAGAAEHGCRLVRTRPPVTRFAVAQATTSHWFDLSAARRDLGYAPRVSMAEGLTRLAAHLSDTPSESRGRP, via the coding sequence ATGAGGGTGCTGGTGACGGGCGGCGGCGGGTTCCTCGGGCAGGCCGTGTGCCGCCTGCTGGCCGCCCGCGGCGACCAGGTGACCGCGTTGCAGCGCCGTCCGCACCCGGCGCTCGACGCGCACGGCGTGCTGCAGCGCACCGGCGACGTCCGCGACCTCGACCGGGTGCGCGCCGCCGTGGCCGGGCACGACGCCGTCGTGCACTGCGCCGCGCTGGCCGCGCTCTGGGGCCCGGCCCGCGCCTTCCACGCCGTCAACGTGCGCGGCACGGCCAACGTGGTCGACGCCTGCCTGCGCGCCGGGGTCGGCCGCCTGGTGCACGTCTCCTCGCCCAGCGTCGTCCACGACGGCGGCGACCTGGAGGGCGTGGACGAGTCGGTCCCGTACCCGCGCCGCCACCTCGCCCCCTACCCGGCCACCAAGGCCGCCGCCGAACGCCTGGTGCTCGCCGCCGACGGCGAGCGGCTGGCCACCGTGGCGCTCCGCCCGCACCTCATCTGGGGGCCGGGCGACCCGCACTTCCTGCCCCGGTTCGCCGAGCGGGCCCGGCGTGGCCGGCTGCTGCTGCCGCACGCCCCGGGCAAGCTCGTGGACACCGTCTACGTGGACAACGCGGCCGAGGCCTGCCTGCTCGCGCTCGACGTGCTCGCGCCGGGCCGCCCGGCCGCCGGGCGTGCCTACTTCGTCGCCCAGGACGAGCCGGTCCCGATCGCGCAGTGGGTCAACGGGCTGCTGGCGGCCGCCGGGCTCGGGCCGGTGCGGCCCCGGGTGCCCGCCCTGCTGGCCCGGCTCGCGGCCGGGGCGGCGGAGCACGGCTGCCGGCTCGTCCGGACGCGGCCGCCGGTCACCAGGTTCGCGGTGGCGCAGGCCACCACGTCCCACTGGTTCGACCTGTCGGCCGCCCGCCGCGACCTCGGCTACGCGCCGCGCGTCAGCATGGCGGAGGGGCTGACCCGGCTCGCCGCGCACCTGTCGGACACGCCGAGCGAGAGCCGAGGCCGCCCATGA
- a CDS encoding beta-ketoacyl-[acyl-carrier-protein] synthase family protein gives MSPGAPGGGRARVAVTGLGVRTPAGAHPKDLWNALLAGRSTARRITSFDTEGLGAGFACQVPDLDVEAYLTPKQAARLDRVAQLAVCAAGDAMDDAGPVRTPPERQGVVTGSGFGGVATYEADLLDNRHLGRGNPGPLHVPMIMHNAMAAAISIRHRILGPSLSVTTACASGAHAIAEGARLIRDGSADLVIAGGAEASVTPTVLLAFDRCRALSRRNDAPERASRPFDRDRDGFVLAEGAAFVVLERLEAALARDARVYAELSGLGFSSDAHHITAPPEAGDGAARCMRAALADAALTPGEIAHVNAHGSGTPLNDLAEARAVGQVFGDVRVPVTSTKGVTGHAIGAAGAIEAVAAVLALNESAVPPTANLTTLDPQCDIDVVAEVRPMPPGPVMSNSFGFGGHNATLIFSPF, from the coding sequence ATGAGCCCGGGAGCGCCGGGCGGCGGGCGGGCCCGGGTCGCCGTCACCGGCCTCGGCGTGCGCACCCCCGCCGGCGCGCACCCCAAGGACCTGTGGAACGCGCTGCTGGCCGGCCGCTCCACCGCCCGCCGCATCACCTCCTTCGACACCGAGGGGCTGGGCGCCGGGTTCGCCTGCCAGGTCCCCGACCTGGACGTCGAGGCCTACCTGACGCCCAAGCAGGCCGCCCGCCTGGACCGGGTGGCGCAGCTCGCCGTCTGCGCGGCCGGCGACGCCATGGACGACGCCGGCCCCGTCCGGACGCCGCCCGAGCGGCAGGGGGTCGTGACCGGCAGCGGCTTCGGCGGCGTCGCCACCTACGAGGCGGACCTGCTCGACAACCGCCACCTGGGCCGCGGCAACCCCGGCCCGCTGCACGTGCCCATGATCATGCACAACGCGATGGCCGCCGCGATCAGCATCCGCCACCGCATCCTCGGCCCCAGCCTGTCGGTGACCACCGCGTGCGCGTCCGGGGCGCACGCCATCGCCGAGGGCGCCCGGCTGATCCGCGACGGCAGCGCCGACCTGGTGATCGCCGGCGGGGCCGAGGCGTCCGTCACGCCGACCGTGCTGCTGGCCTTCGACCGCTGCCGTGCCCTGTCCCGGCGCAACGACGCGCCGGAGCGCGCCAGCCGGCCCTTCGACCGGGACCGCGACGGGTTCGTGCTGGCCGAGGGGGCCGCGTTCGTCGTCCTGGAGCGGCTGGAGGCCGCGCTGGCCCGCGACGCCCGCGTCTACGCCGAGCTGTCCGGCCTCGGCTTCTCCTCCGACGCCCACCACATCACCGCGCCGCCCGAGGCGGGCGACGGGGCCGCGCGCTGCATGCGCGCCGCGCTCGCCGACGCCGCGCTGACCCCGGGCGAGATCGCGCACGTCAACGCGCACGGCAGCGGCACCCCGCTCAACGACCTGGCCGAGGCGCGGGCGGTCGGACAGGTGTTCGGCGACGTCCGGGTGCCGGTCACCTCCACCAAGGGGGTGACCGGGCACGCCATCGGGGCCGCCGGCGCCATCGAGGCCGTGGCCGCCGTGCTCGCGCTCAACGAGTCGGCCGTCCCGCCCACCGCCAACCTCACCACGCTGGACCCGCAGTGCGACATCGACGTCGTCGCGGAGGTCCGGCCCATGCCGCCCGGGCCGGTGATGTCCAACTCCTTCGGCTTCGGCGGTCACAACGCCACCTTGATCTTCTCGCCTTTCTGA
- a CDS encoding sensor histidine kinase, producing MTAAVAALAVLVVPVVAALAVEPRLRALGVTGIVARFDAFRAVAALSFGLPGLFVVSQRPGSRVGWVMTFTGVAQAAGLALGAYGLLGVNQGVEGGRLPGDDWAMWASNWLWMPAYLVVPTVFLLIFPDGRLPSRRWWPALAAALAAIVANTLDWMLRPVPYENVPGLFPAGYEGVLAGLRGLPGVLDAPVAAGTAGAVVAAVASLVVRYRSSGEEVRRRLQWVLAAALLTVALAGAALAAPLESGLLALAAVPLPAAVTVAIVAHRLWELDLLLSRALAFGALSVLLLGTYALVAFTLGGAAGPGVSAVLVALVVHPLYVRAHAAANRLVYGDRDDPAAALRRLGARLSGAGSPGELLDRMAAEVGRVLRVHYVAVEEAGAVVASWGRPGEVAESLPLLHRGEPVGTLLLGERLRPQDRRLVAGLAPHVAVAVHAHRLGADLERSHGRLLAARQEERDRLLYELHDGLGPGLAALALQTDRARRLVDTDPDEARKVLGELSRRIRSTVEDVRTIVHDLRPPPLDDLGLAGALTELGRGFAGDLTVEVEVPPDLPPLPPPVELAAYRIAAEALTNAVRHAMASRCTVTLSATDALELRVRDDGVGVAAPARRGFGLASMRRRSEELNGTFELVTGPGPGTCLLVRLPLAA from the coding sequence GTGACGGCGGCTGTGGCGGCGCTGGCCGTCCTGGTCGTGCCGGTCGTCGCCGCGCTCGCGGTCGAGCCCCGGCTGCGGGCGCTCGGCGTCACCGGCATCGTGGCCCGGTTCGACGCCTTCCGCGCCGTCGCGGCGCTGTCGTTCGGGCTGCCCGGGCTCTTCGTGGTGTCGCAGCGGCCGGGCAGCCGGGTGGGCTGGGTGATGACGTTCACCGGCGTGGCGCAGGCGGCGGGCCTGGCCCTCGGCGCGTACGGGCTGCTCGGCGTCAACCAGGGCGTGGAGGGCGGCCGGCTGCCCGGCGACGACTGGGCGATGTGGGCGTCGAACTGGCTCTGGATGCCCGCCTACCTCGTCGTCCCGACGGTCTTCCTGCTGATCTTCCCCGACGGCCGGCTGCCCTCCCGCCGCTGGTGGCCCGCGCTCGCCGCGGCGCTCGCCGCGATCGTCGCCAACACGCTGGACTGGATGCTGCGGCCGGTCCCGTACGAGAACGTCCCCGGCCTCTTCCCGGCCGGCTACGAAGGGGTGCTGGCCGGGCTGCGCGGGCTGCCCGGCGTCCTGGACGCGCCCGTCGCCGCGGGCACCGCCGGGGCGGTGGTGGCCGCGGTCGCCTCGCTCGTCGTCCGCTACCGCTCGTCCGGCGAGGAGGTGCGCAGGCGGCTGCAGTGGGTGCTGGCCGCCGCGCTGCTGACGGTGGCGCTCGCCGGGGCGGCCCTGGCGGCGCCGCTGGAGTCGGGCCTGCTCGCGCTGGCGGCCGTGCCGCTGCCGGCGGCGGTGACGGTCGCGATCGTGGCGCACCGGCTGTGGGAGCTGGACCTGCTGCTGTCGCGGGCGCTGGCGTTCGGGGCGCTCAGCGTGCTGCTGCTGGGGACGTACGCGCTGGTCGCGTTCACGCTCGGCGGGGCCGCCGGCCCCGGGGTGTCGGCGGTGCTGGTGGCGCTCGTCGTGCACCCCCTGTACGTCCGCGCGCACGCCGCCGCCAACCGCCTGGTGTACGGCGACCGCGACGACCCCGCGGCGGCCCTGCGGCGGCTCGGCGCCCGGCTGTCCGGCGCGGGCTCGCCCGGCGAGCTGCTGGACCGGATGGCCGCCGAGGTCGGGCGGGTGCTGCGCGTCCACTACGTGGCGGTCGAGGAGGCGGGCGCCGTGGTCGCCTCGTGGGGCCGTCCCGGCGAGGTGGCCGAGAGCCTGCCGCTGCTGCACCGCGGCGAGCCCGTCGGGACGCTGCTGCTCGGCGAGCGGCTGCGGCCGCAGGACCGCCGGCTGGTCGCCGGGCTGGCCCCGCACGTGGCGGTCGCCGTGCACGCGCACCGCCTCGGCGCGGACCTGGAGCGCTCCCACGGCCGCCTGCTGGCCGCCCGCCAGGAGGAGCGCGACCGCCTGCTGTACGAGCTGCACGACGGCCTCGGGCCCGGCCTGGCCGCGCTCGCGCTGCAGACCGACCGCGCCCGCCGGCTCGTGGACACCGACCCCGACGAGGCCAGGAAGGTGCTGGGCGAGCTGTCGCGGCGCATCAGGAGCACGGTCGAGGACGTCCGCACCATCGTCCACGACCTGCGCCCGCCGCCCCTCGACGACCTCGGCCTGGCCGGCGCGCTGACCGAGCTGGGCAGGGGCTTCGCCGGCGACCTCACGGTGGAGGTGGAGGTGCCGCCGGACCTGCCGCCGCTGCCGCCCCCGGTCGAGCTGGCCGCCTACCGGATCGCCGCCGAGGCGCTGACGAACGCCGTCCGGCACGCCATGGCCTCCCGCTGCACGGTCACGCTCAGCGCCACCGACGCCCTCGAACTGCGGGTCCGCGACGACGGCGTGGGCGTCGCCGCGCCCGCCCGGCGCGGCTTCGGCCTGGCCTCCATGCGGCGCCGCTCGGAGGAGCTGAACGGCACCTTCGAGCTGGTCACCGGCCCGGGGCCGGGGACGTGCCTGCTCGTCCGGCTCCCGCTGGCGGCCTGA
- a CDS encoding glycerophosphodiester phosphodiesterase: MTIRTALTMALTTALTTALTAVPARAAVACPLVFGHGGYPTGPNPWERDLVRQPNNPRALNDQKSWGADGVEGDVQLTKQGTKAVMWHNTSTNGLTGTKQNITDIWWAAGTTNLQDRTIVRGPYTGERVHTLREWLDQVRARGLVALLEIKPETRPILSNATYATAAWKEISDPIKERQAAQRILVYSTDSWIQGELAKRHPGLLKGSAARWTDSVAWEEPPPSWSGNTARWQSVLDQAPASVMTNYTKDYRSWLKGRCG; this comes from the coding sequence ATGACGATCAGAACAGCGCTCACCATGGCGCTCACGACCGCGCTGACGACGGCGCTGACCGCGGTGCCCGCCCGCGCGGCCGTCGCCTGCCCGCTGGTGTTCGGCCACGGCGGCTACCCCACCGGCCCCAACCCCTGGGAGCGCGACCTCGTCCGCCAGCCCAACAACCCGAGGGCGCTGAACGACCAGAAGTCCTGGGGCGCGGACGGGGTGGAAGGCGACGTCCAGCTCACCAAGCAGGGCACCAAGGCCGTCATGTGGCACAACACCTCCACCAACGGCCTGACCGGCACCAAGCAGAACATCACCGACATCTGGTGGGCCGCCGGCACCACGAACCTCCAGGACCGCACCATCGTGCGCGGCCCGTACACCGGCGAGCGCGTCCACACCCTGCGCGAATGGCTCGACCAGGTGCGCGCCCGCGGCCTGGTCGCCCTCCTGGAGATCAAGCCCGAGACCCGGCCGATCCTGTCGAACGCCACCTACGCCACGGCCGCCTGGAAGGAGATCTCCGACCCCATCAAGGAACGGCAGGCCGCGCAGCGCATCCTGGTCTACTCGACGGACTCCTGGATCCAGGGCGAGCTGGCCAAGCGCCACCCCGGGCTGCTCAAGGGCTCGGCCGCCCGCTGGACCGACAGCGTCGCCTGGGAGGAGCCGCCGCCCTCGTGGAGCGGCAACACCGCCCGCTGGCAGAGCGTGCTCGACCAGGCGCCGGCGAGCGTGATGACGAACTACACCAAGGACTACCGCTCCTGGCTCAAGGGCAGGTGCGGCTGA